The Pygocentrus nattereri isolate fPygNat1 chromosome 2, fPygNat1.pri, whole genome shotgun sequence genome has a window encoding:
- the LOC108443627 gene encoding zinc finger protein OZF-like, with amino-acid sequence MAPKKTSGTQQTSSGPAHTVTSDGQIQNNKLKRKAHHCSECGKSFNQKSYLQLHQRIHTGENLYHCSECGKSFNIESNLKTHQRIHTGEKPYRCSDCGKSFRERGTLRIHQRIHTAEKPYHCSDCGRSFTQLCSLQRHQRIHTGEKPYYCSECGKSFTQQNILQLHQRIHTGEKPCYCSYCGNSFRDRSTLRKHERIHTGEKPYQCSECGKSFTSRSTLKIHQRIHTGLKPYDCSECGKSFNRHSNLLLHQRIHTGEKPYYCSECGRSFNKKSNLKAHQRIHTGEKPYQCSDCGKSFNQKSNLKSHRLIHAADNPYHCSVCSRSFTLQSFLLRHQRIHTAEKPYHCPECGKSFSRQNNLQLHQRIHTGEKPCYCSYCGTSFRNKSTLKKHKRIHTGEKPYRCSECGKSFTQRITLQQHQRMHTGEKPYHCAECGKSFSQQSHLHIHQRIHSGEMPYYCSDCGKNFRHPNTLKRHKCIKREAETYDVCSSEGGC; translated from the exons ATGGCACCCAAAAAAACATCCGGTACTCAGCAAACATCATCTGGTCCTGCCCATACGGTCACATCTGACGGACAAATCCAGAATAATAAACTCAAGAGGAAAGCTCaccactgctcagagtgtggaaagagcttTAATCAAAAGAGCTATCTCCAgctacaccagcgcattcacaccggagagaacTTGTaccactgctcagagtgtgggaagagctttaATATTGAGAGTaatctcaaaacacaccagcgcattcacactggagagaagccgtatcgctGCTCCGACTGCGGGAAGAGTTTTAGAGAAAGAGGTACTCTCcgaatacaccagcgcattcacacagcagagaaaccgtatcactgctcagactgtgggagGAGCTTCACCCAACTTTGTAGTCTACAacgacaccagcgcattcacacgggagagaaaCCATATTACTGCTCGGAATGCGGGAAGAGTTTCACTCAACAGAACATTCTCCAActacaccagcgcatccacactggagagaagccCTGTTACTGTTCATACTGTGGGAACAGCTTTAGAGACAGAAGCACTCTCAGAAAACACGAGCGcattcacaccggagagaaaccgTACCAGTGCTCCGAGTGCGGGAAGAGCTTTACCAGTCGGAGCACTctcaaaatacaccagcgcattcacaccggACTGAAACCCTATGACTGCTCGGAGTGCGGGAAGAGCTTTAATCGGCACAGTAATCTTCTactacaccagcgcattcacacgggagagaagccGTACTACTGCTCAGA A TGTGGAAGGAGTTTCAATAAAAAGAGTAATCTCAAagcacaccagcgcattcacacaggagagaaaccgtaccAGTGCTCggactgtgggaagagtttcaaTCAGAAGAGTAATCTCAAATCGCACCGGCTCATTCACGCAGCAGACAATCCGTATCACTGCTCGGTTTGCAGTAGGAGTTTCACCCTGCAGAGTTTCCTGCTgcgacaccagcgcattcacactgcagagaagccgtatcactgcccAGAGTGCGGGAAGAGCTTCAGTCGACAGAATAATCTCCAACTacatcagcgcattcacaccggagagaaaccCTGTTACTGTTCGTACTGTGGGACCAGTTTTAGGAACAAAAGTACCCTAAAAAAACAcaagcgcattcacacaggagagaaaccgtatcggTGCTCCGAGTGCGGGAAGAGCTTTACTCAGCGGATTACTCTCCAACAGCACCAGCGCATGcacaccggagagaagccgtatcactgtgCAGAGTGCGGGAAGAGCTTTAGTCAACAGAGTCACCTCCacatacaccagcgcattcactcGGGAGAGATGCCGTATTACTGCTCGGACTGTGGGAAGAACTTCAGACATCCCAACACTTTAAAGAGGCACAAATGCATTAAGAGGGAGGCAGAGACATACGACGTGTGTTCGTCAGAGGGCGGCTGTTAG